From one Lotus japonicus ecotype B-129 chromosome 3, LjGifu_v1.2 genomic stretch:
- the LOC130745831 gene encoding (6-4)DNA photolyase isoform X2, translated as MRLFPPRASSIMTTPTASGSGSVVWFRKGLRIHDNPALEFASRGASNLYPVFVIDPHYMKPDPYASSPGSSRAGLNRINFLLQSLRDLDLNLKKLGSRLLILKGDPAEVLIQCLKQWNVKKLCFEYDTEPYYQALDIKVKSFAVAAGIEVFSPVSHTLFNPMDIIQKNGGKPPLSYQSFVKLAGDPPSPLLTELSSLPPVGHLGGCDIFEVPTVEDLGYEDAKQDEFSPFKGGESEALKRLEECMKDKKWVANFEKPKGNPAAFLRPATTILSPYLKFGCLSSRYFYHCIQDAYKSVSKHTSPPVSLLGQLLWRDFFYTAAFGTPNFDRMRGNRICKQIPWKDDDKLLEAWREARTGFPWIDAIMVQLRQWGWMHHLARHSVACFLTRGDLFVHWEKGRDVFERLLIDSDWAINNGNWMWLSCSSFFYQYNRIYSPITFGKKYDPNGDYIRHFLPVLKDMPKQYIYEPWTAPISIQTKANCIIGKDYPMPVVSHDLANKECRRKMGEAYALNRKLNGLVSEDELKHLRRKLDAGEEQEAKAKRSRQQLIG; from the exons ATGCGGTTGTTTCCTCCGCGCGCCTCCTCCATCATGACAACTCCAACCGCATCCGGCTCGGGTTCCGTCGTCTGGTTCCGGAAAGGTCTTCGGATCCACGACAACCCTGCTCTCGAGTTCGCTTCCCGAGGAGCTTCAAATCTCTACCCTGTCTTCGTCATCGACCCGCATTACATGAAACCCGACCCGTACGCTTCCTCACCCGGATCCTCCCGCGCCGGTCTCAACCGCATCAATTTCTTGCTCCAGAGCCTTCGCGACCTTGATCTTAACCTGAAGAAACTCGGTTCAAGACTCTTGATTCTTAAGGGTGACCCTGCCGAAGTTCTCATTCAATGCTTGAAACAG TGGAATGTCAAGAAGTTATGCTTTGAGTATGACACTGAACCATATTATCAGGCTCTGGATATTAAAGTTAAG AGCTTTGCCGTTGCGGCAGGAATTGAAGTTTTCTCTCCTGTAAGTCACACACTCTTCAATCCAATGGACATTATACAGAAG AATGGAGGGAAGCCGCCGCTTAGTTATCAATCATTTGTCAAGCTTGCTGGGGATCCGCCTTCCCCTCTTTTGACCGAGCTATCTTCACTTCCTCCAGTAGGCCATCTTGGAGGCTGTGATATTTTTGAAGTTCCAACAGTCGAAGACCTTGGATATGAAGATGCTAAACAG GATGAGTTTTCTCCTTTCAAAGGTGGTGAATCAGAAGCATTGAAGAGGTTGGAAGAATGCATGAAAGACAAG aAGTGGGTGGCAAACTTTGAGAAGCCAAAGGGCAATCCAGCTGCATTCCTTAGGCCCGCAACAACTATTTTATCACCTTACTTGAAA TTTGGTTGTCTCTCTTCCAGATATTTCTACCATTGCATTCAAGATGCATATAAAAGTGTGTCAAAGCATACATCTCCACCTGTTTCTCTTCTAGGACAG TTGTTATGGCGAGACTTCTTTTACACAGCAGCTTTTGGGACTCCAAATTTTGATAGGATGAGAGGCAACAGGATTTGCAAGCAG ATTCCTTGGAAGGATGATGATAAATTGTTGGAGGCTTGGAGGGAGGCTAGGACAGGGTTTCCTTGGATTGATGCTATCATGGTCCAG CTACGTCAATGGGGTTGGATGCATCATTTGGCACGACATTCTGTTGCATGTTTTCTCACGCGAGGTGATCTG TTTGTTCATTGGGAAAAAGGACGTGATGTCTTTGAGAGGCTTCTGATTGATTCAGATTGGGCGATTAATAACGGAAACTGGATGTGGCTCTCATGTTCATCTTTCTTTTATCAG TATAATCGGATTTATTCCCCAATCACATTTGGGAAGAAGTATGACCCCAATGGGGATTATATTAGGCATTTTCTCCCAGTCTTAAAAG ATATGCCCAAACAGTACATTTATGAACCTTGGACTGCTCCTATAAGCATCCAGACCAAAGCAAATTGCATAATTGGCAAAGACTACCCAATGCCAG TTGTTTCTCATGATTTAGCAAATAAAGAGTGTCGAAGGAAAATGGGGGAGGCATATGCATTGAATAGAAAATTGAATGGTTTGGTTAGTGAAGATGAGCTGAAACACTTGAGAAGGAAATTAGATGCAGGTGAAGAGCAAGAGGCTAAAGCTAAA
- the LOC130745831 gene encoding (6-4)DNA photolyase isoform X3, protein MRLFPPRASSIMTTPTASGSGSVVWFRKGLRIHDNPALEFASRGASNLYPVFVIDPHYMKPDPYASSPGSSRAGLNRINFLLQSLRDLDLNLKKLGSRLLILKGDPAEVLIQCLKQWNVKKLCFEYDTEPYYQALDIKVKSFAVAAGIEVFSPVSHTLFNPMDIIQKNGGKPPLSYQSFVKLAGDPPSPLLTELSSLPPVGHLGGCDIFEVPTVEDLGYEDAKQDEFSPFKGGESEALKRLEECMKDKWVANFEKPKGNPAAFLRPATTILSPYLKFGCLSSRYFYHCIQDAYKSVSKHTSPPVSLLGQLLWRDFFYTAAFGTPNFDRMRGNRICKQIPWKDDDKLLEAWREARTGFPWIDAIMVQLRQWGWMHHLARHSVACFLTRGDLFVHWEKGRDVFERLLIDSDWAINNGNWMWLSCSSFFYQYNRIYSPITFGKKYDPNGDYIRHFLPVLKADMPKQYIYEPWTAPISIQTKANCIIGKDYPMPVVSHDLANKECRRKMGEAYALNRKLNGLVSEDELKHLRRKLDAGEEQEAKAKRSRQQLIG, encoded by the exons ATGCGGTTGTTTCCTCCGCGCGCCTCCTCCATCATGACAACTCCAACCGCATCCGGCTCGGGTTCCGTCGTCTGGTTCCGGAAAGGTCTTCGGATCCACGACAACCCTGCTCTCGAGTTCGCTTCCCGAGGAGCTTCAAATCTCTACCCTGTCTTCGTCATCGACCCGCATTACATGAAACCCGACCCGTACGCTTCCTCACCCGGATCCTCCCGCGCCGGTCTCAACCGCATCAATTTCTTGCTCCAGAGCCTTCGCGACCTTGATCTTAACCTGAAGAAACTCGGTTCAAGACTCTTGATTCTTAAGGGTGACCCTGCCGAAGTTCTCATTCAATGCTTGAAACAG TGGAATGTCAAGAAGTTATGCTTTGAGTATGACACTGAACCATATTATCAGGCTCTGGATATTAAAGTTAAG AGCTTTGCCGTTGCGGCAGGAATTGAAGTTTTCTCTCCTGTAAGTCACACACTCTTCAATCCAATGGACATTATACAGAAG AATGGAGGGAAGCCGCCGCTTAGTTATCAATCATTTGTCAAGCTTGCTGGGGATCCGCCTTCCCCTCTTTTGACCGAGCTATCTTCACTTCCTCCAGTAGGCCATCTTGGAGGCTGTGATATTTTTGAAGTTCCAACAGTCGAAGACCTTGGATATGAAGATGCTAAACAG GATGAGTTTTCTCCTTTCAAAGGTGGTGAATCAGAAGCATTGAAGAGGTTGGAAGAATGCATGAAAGACAAG TGGGTGGCAAACTTTGAGAAGCCAAAGGGCAATCCAGCTGCATTCCTTAGGCCCGCAACAACTATTTTATCACCTTACTTGAAA TTTGGTTGTCTCTCTTCCAGATATTTCTACCATTGCATTCAAGATGCATATAAAAGTGTGTCAAAGCATACATCTCCACCTGTTTCTCTTCTAGGACAG TTGTTATGGCGAGACTTCTTTTACACAGCAGCTTTTGGGACTCCAAATTTTGATAGGATGAGAGGCAACAGGATTTGCAAGCAG ATTCCTTGGAAGGATGATGATAAATTGTTGGAGGCTTGGAGGGAGGCTAGGACAGGGTTTCCTTGGATTGATGCTATCATGGTCCAG CTACGTCAATGGGGTTGGATGCATCATTTGGCACGACATTCTGTTGCATGTTTTCTCACGCGAGGTGATCTG TTTGTTCATTGGGAAAAAGGACGTGATGTCTTTGAGAGGCTTCTGATTGATTCAGATTGGGCGATTAATAACGGAAACTGGATGTGGCTCTCATGTTCATCTTTCTTTTATCAG TATAATCGGATTTATTCCCCAATCACATTTGGGAAGAAGTATGACCCCAATGGGGATTATATTAGGCATTTTCTCCCAGTCTTAAAAG CAGATATGCCCAAACAGTACATTTATGAACCTTGGACTGCTCCTATAAGCATCCAGACCAAAGCAAATTGCATAATTGGCAAAGACTACCCAATGCCAG TTGTTTCTCATGATTTAGCAAATAAAGAGTGTCGAAGGAAAATGGGGGAGGCATATGCATTGAATAGAAAATTGAATGGTTTGGTTAGTGAAGATGAGCTGAAACACTTGAGAAGGAAATTAGATGCAGGTGAAGAGCAAGAGGCTAAAGCTAAA
- the LOC130745833 gene encoding protein DUF642 L-GALACTONO-1,4-LACTONE-RESPONSIVE GENE 2-like yields the protein MYMKMQNLNVLLVVVLFFATCHTSLSITDGLLPNGDFEHGPKASDLKGSVITGHNAIPNWTTTGFVEYIKSGQKQGDMLLIVPEGTYAVRLGNEASIKQKIQLEKGKFYSLTFSAARTCAQEEKLNVSVVPTTEKSDWGVFPVQTMYGSNGWDSYACGFKADYPELEIVIHNPGMEEDPACGPLIDSVALKTLNPPRRTRDNLLKNGNFEEGPYMFPNTSWGVLIPPHIEDAHSPLPGWMVESLKAVKYIDSNHFAVPAGKRAVELVAGKESVIAQNVKTTIGKVYVLTFAVGDANNSCEGSMVVEAFAGGDTVQVPYQSKGKGGFVRGKLRFKAVSARTRVRFLSTFYTMKNDNSGSLCGPVIDDIRLLSVRYPGRA from the exons ATGTACATGAAAATGCAGAATCTTAATGTGCTACTTGTTGTGGTGCTATTCTTCGCAACCTGTCACACCTCTTTGTCCATCACTGATG GTCTATTGCCAAATGGAGATTTCGAGCATGGCCCCAAAGCATCAGATTTGAAAGGTTCAGTAATCACTGGCCACAATGCCATTCCCAATTGGACAACCACAGGCTTTGTTGAGTACATAAAATCAGGGCAGAAACAGGGTGACATGCTGCTGATTGTGCCTGAGGGGACCTATGCTGTTAGGCTTGGCAATGAAGCTTCCATCAAGCAGAAGATCCAGCTAGAGAAGGGGAAATTCTACTCCTTAACGTTCAGCGCCGCCCGAACCTGCGCACAGGAGGAGAAGCTGAACGTGTCTGTGGTGCCAACCACTGAGAAGAGTGATTGGGGTGTGTTTCCCGTTCAGACCATGTATGGTAGCAATGGTTGGGACTCTTATGCTTGTGGGTTCAAAGCAGATTACCCTGAATTGGAAATTGTGATCCATAACCCTGGCATGGAGGAGGATCCAGCTTGTGGTCCACTTATTGATTCTGTTGCCTTGAAGACTTTGAACCCTCCTAGACGAACCAGAG ATAATTTGCTGAAAAATGGAAACTTTGAAGAAGGTCCATACATGTTCCCAAACACATCATGGGGTGTTCTGATCCCACCCCACATTGAAGACGCCCACAGTCCCCTACCTGGATGGATGGTGGAGTCTCTCAAGGCCGTAAAATACATCGATTCCAACCACTTCGCGGTGCCGGCCGGAAAAAGAGCCGTTGAGCTCGTCGCCGGGAAGGAGAGTGTCATAGCACAAAATGTCAAAACAACCATTGGCAAGGTTTACGTCCTCACTTTTGCCGTCGGTGACGCCAACAATTCATGTGAAGGTTCCATGGTGGTTGAAGCATTTGCTGGCGGAGACACTGTCCAAGTCCCATATCAATCTAAGGGTAAAGGAGGGTTTGTTCGAGGGAAGCTTCGGTTCAAGGCTGTGTCAGCACGCACCCGTGTGAGGTTCTTGAGCACGTTCTACACCATGAAGAATGATAATTCTGGTTCACTTTGTGGACCTGTAATTGATGATATAAGGTTGCTTAGTGTAAGGTACCCCGGGAGAGCTTGA
- the LOC130745831 gene encoding (6-4)DNA photolyase isoform X1, translating to MRLFPPRASSIMTTPTASGSGSVVWFRKGLRIHDNPALEFASRGASNLYPVFVIDPHYMKPDPYASSPGSSRAGLNRINFLLQSLRDLDLNLKKLGSRLLILKGDPAEVLIQCLKQWNVKKLCFEYDTEPYYQALDIKVKSFAVAAGIEVFSPVSHTLFNPMDIIQKNGGKPPLSYQSFVKLAGDPPSPLLTELSSLPPVGHLGGCDIFEVPTVEDLGYEDAKQDEFSPFKGGESEALKRLEECMKDKKWVANFEKPKGNPAAFLRPATTILSPYLKFGCLSSRYFYHCIQDAYKSVSKHTSPPVSLLGQLLWRDFFYTAAFGTPNFDRMRGNRICKQIPWKDDDKLLEAWREARTGFPWIDAIMVQLRQWGWMHHLARHSVACFLTRGDLFVHWEKGRDVFERLLIDSDWAINNGNWMWLSCSSFFYQYNRIYSPITFGKKYDPNGDYIRHFLPVLKADMPKQYIYEPWTAPISIQTKANCIIGKDYPMPVVSHDLANKECRRKMGEAYALNRKLNGLVSEDELKHLRRKLDAGEEQEAKAKRSRQQLIG from the exons ATGCGGTTGTTTCCTCCGCGCGCCTCCTCCATCATGACAACTCCAACCGCATCCGGCTCGGGTTCCGTCGTCTGGTTCCGGAAAGGTCTTCGGATCCACGACAACCCTGCTCTCGAGTTCGCTTCCCGAGGAGCTTCAAATCTCTACCCTGTCTTCGTCATCGACCCGCATTACATGAAACCCGACCCGTACGCTTCCTCACCCGGATCCTCCCGCGCCGGTCTCAACCGCATCAATTTCTTGCTCCAGAGCCTTCGCGACCTTGATCTTAACCTGAAGAAACTCGGTTCAAGACTCTTGATTCTTAAGGGTGACCCTGCCGAAGTTCTCATTCAATGCTTGAAACAG TGGAATGTCAAGAAGTTATGCTTTGAGTATGACACTGAACCATATTATCAGGCTCTGGATATTAAAGTTAAG AGCTTTGCCGTTGCGGCAGGAATTGAAGTTTTCTCTCCTGTAAGTCACACACTCTTCAATCCAATGGACATTATACAGAAG AATGGAGGGAAGCCGCCGCTTAGTTATCAATCATTTGTCAAGCTTGCTGGGGATCCGCCTTCCCCTCTTTTGACCGAGCTATCTTCACTTCCTCCAGTAGGCCATCTTGGAGGCTGTGATATTTTTGAAGTTCCAACAGTCGAAGACCTTGGATATGAAGATGCTAAACAG GATGAGTTTTCTCCTTTCAAAGGTGGTGAATCAGAAGCATTGAAGAGGTTGGAAGAATGCATGAAAGACAAG aAGTGGGTGGCAAACTTTGAGAAGCCAAAGGGCAATCCAGCTGCATTCCTTAGGCCCGCAACAACTATTTTATCACCTTACTTGAAA TTTGGTTGTCTCTCTTCCAGATATTTCTACCATTGCATTCAAGATGCATATAAAAGTGTGTCAAAGCATACATCTCCACCTGTTTCTCTTCTAGGACAG TTGTTATGGCGAGACTTCTTTTACACAGCAGCTTTTGGGACTCCAAATTTTGATAGGATGAGAGGCAACAGGATTTGCAAGCAG ATTCCTTGGAAGGATGATGATAAATTGTTGGAGGCTTGGAGGGAGGCTAGGACAGGGTTTCCTTGGATTGATGCTATCATGGTCCAG CTACGTCAATGGGGTTGGATGCATCATTTGGCACGACATTCTGTTGCATGTTTTCTCACGCGAGGTGATCTG TTTGTTCATTGGGAAAAAGGACGTGATGTCTTTGAGAGGCTTCTGATTGATTCAGATTGGGCGATTAATAACGGAAACTGGATGTGGCTCTCATGTTCATCTTTCTTTTATCAG TATAATCGGATTTATTCCCCAATCACATTTGGGAAGAAGTATGACCCCAATGGGGATTATATTAGGCATTTTCTCCCAGTCTTAAAAG CAGATATGCCCAAACAGTACATTTATGAACCTTGGACTGCTCCTATAAGCATCCAGACCAAAGCAAATTGCATAATTGGCAAAGACTACCCAATGCCAG TTGTTTCTCATGATTTAGCAAATAAAGAGTGTCGAAGGAAAATGGGGGAGGCATATGCATTGAATAGAAAATTGAATGGTTTGGTTAGTGAAGATGAGCTGAAACACTTGAGAAGGAAATTAGATGCAGGTGAAGAGCAAGAGGCTAAAGCTAAA